Proteins encoded within one genomic window of Salipaludibacillus agaradhaerens:
- a CDS encoding aldo/keto reductase codes for MAYKNIAKRSLGKQGLEVSALGLGTMLMPNDDESVRVIHEALDMGVTMFDTADLYGDYAEQRFGVNEKLVGRALKDRREKAIIATKFGITHTQGYKGDRAYIKKSVDASLYNLGLDYIDLYYQHRLDPNTAIEETVDTLSELVKEGKIRYIGLSEAPADIIKRAHKVHPLSAVETEYSLWSREVEDEILPLLKELEIGLVPYSPLGRGFLTGQIKKFEDLPEDDYRRQYERFQGDNFIKNVEVVTKIQELASKKGYSPAQLALAWLLGQGDQIVPIPGTRKAERIRENLGALQVQLTQEDYLEIENISPKGTAAGGRGTSQS; via the coding sequence ATGGCATATAAAAACATTGCAAAAAGAAGTCTTGGAAAACAAGGATTAGAGGTATCTGCACTTGGTCTTGGTACGATGCTCATGCCAAATGACGACGAATCCGTACGTGTCATTCACGAAGCGTTGGATATGGGTGTAACCATGTTTGACACAGCAGATCTTTATGGTGATTATGCAGAGCAACGATTTGGCGTAAACGAAAAATTAGTTGGACGTGCGCTAAAGGATAGGCGTGAGAAAGCAATTATCGCTACAAAGTTTGGTATTACACATACTCAAGGCTATAAGGGTGATCGGGCATACATTAAGAAATCAGTGGATGCGAGTTTGTATAACCTTGGATTAGATTATATAGATCTTTATTATCAGCATCGTTTAGATCCTAATACAGCCATTGAGGAAACCGTGGACACTTTATCCGAGCTAGTTAAAGAAGGAAAAATCCGTTATATTGGATTATCGGAAGCTCCTGCAGATATTATTAAACGAGCGCACAAGGTTCATCCACTATCAGCCGTAGAAACGGAATATTCTTTATGGAGCCGAGAAGTAGAAGATGAGATTCTGCCATTATTAAAAGAACTCGAAATAGGTTTAGTGCCTTACAGCCCGTTAGGTCGGGGGTTTTTAACTGGTCAGATTAAAAAATTTGAAGATTTACCAGAGGATGACTATCGACGTCAGTATGAGCGGTTTCAAGGTGATAATTTTATCAAAAACGTAGAAGTCGTCACTAAAATTCAAGAGTTAGCTAGTAAAAAAGGCTATTCCCCTGCTCAACTTGCTTTGGCATGGTTGCTTGGTCAAGGGGATCAAATTGTACCAATCCCTGGCACTAGAAAAGCGGAAAGAATAAGAGAAAACCTAGGGGCTCTGCAAGTTCAACTAACCCAGGAGGATTATCTGGAAATTGAAAACATTTCACCTAAGGGAACGGCAGCTGGTGGAAGAGGTACATCTCAATCCTAA
- a CDS encoding SDR family NAD(P)-dependent oxidoreductase gives MFDYKGKVALVTGASGGIGKQYAKELASKGSDVILVARSKEKLEALAIELSSAYRIRTYPLPTDLSKADSVASLAQQIEDLNLNVDILINNAGFGTHGRFETIRNDQEQEMINLNISTIVGMTHQFLPYMQQQKTGIIVNVASLSSFQPIPYMATYAATKAFVLSFTESLFAENRHLGVSVLALCPGTTKTKFFDVIGTQNMPGGINGTPESVVKAGFKGIDKKRSYIIDGVKNYWIAQASRFMPRKFTAIMGERVTRPADIQIPASIVKQ, from the coding sequence TTGTTTGATTACAAAGGAAAAGTGGCACTAGTAACGGGCGCCTCAGGCGGAATTGGAAAACAATACGCAAAGGAATTAGCGTCTAAAGGGAGCGATGTCATTTTAGTGGCACGCTCAAAAGAAAAGTTAGAGGCATTGGCAATAGAGTTATCCAGTGCTTATCGAATTCGCACATATCCTTTACCAACAGATTTATCGAAAGCGGATTCAGTAGCATCTTTGGCACAACAAATTGAAGATCTCAATTTAAACGTTGATATTTTAATTAACAATGCTGGATTTGGCACTCATGGCCGTTTTGAAACGATCCGAAACGACCAGGAACAAGAGATGATAAACCTTAATATATCTACGATTGTTGGTATGACGCATCAGTTCTTACCATACATGCAACAACAAAAGACGGGGATTATTGTTAATGTTGCTTCGCTAAGTTCTTTTCAACCGATCCCTTACATGGCTACCTATGCAGCAACAAAAGCATTTGTTCTGTCATTCACCGAATCACTTTTCGCAGAGAATAGACACCTTGGCGTGAGTGTCTTGGCACTGTGCCCTGGAACAACAAAAACGAAATTTTTCGATGTTATCGGCACACAAAATATGCCAGGAGGAATTAATGGGACTCCTGAATCGGTCGTGAAAGCTGGTTTTAAAGGAATTGATAAAAAACGGAGCTACATCATAGACGGCGTCAAAAATTATTGGATCGCTCAAGCTAGTCGATTTATGCCACGAAAATTTACTGCAATTATGGGTGAACGGGTGACTCGCCCTGCAGACATACAAATACCTGCTTCAATCGTAAAGCAATAA
- a CDS encoding TetR/AcrR family transcriptional regulator, producing the protein MGKREDILTATLDLITEEGLQSVTFSKIFTKANVGSSTFYHYFSNKEDVVSEVFVNARTHMGEYILKEYDDTLTTYEKMKAILFNMAEFGFSHPQEMLLIDNYCDSPFIPEEIRKQPVPADEIILQIIVEGQKHGIVRDMDPIFSCHIVIGIITSVIKGDLTGKFRLDENKIKQTVEICWKAIKV; encoded by the coding sequence ATGGGAAAACGAGAAGATATATTAACTGCAACATTAGATTTAATAACAGAAGAAGGTTTACAATCAGTGACATTTTCAAAAATCTTCACGAAAGCAAATGTTGGTTCAAGCACGTTCTATCATTATTTTAGTAATAAGGAGGACGTAGTGAGTGAGGTTTTTGTTAACGCACGGACGCATATGGGTGAATACATCCTAAAAGAGTATGATGATACTTTAACAACATACGAAAAAATGAAGGCAATATTGTTTAATATGGCCGAATTTGGATTTAGTCACCCTCAAGAAATGTTATTGATAGATAATTATTGTGATTCTCCTTTTATACCAGAAGAGATAAGAAAACAGCCGGTTCCTGCGGATGAAATTATCTTACAAATTATCGTAGAAGGGCAGAAGCACGGCATCGTACGTGACATGGATCCAATTTTTAGTTGTCATATTGTGATTGGCATTATCACATCGGTAATAAAAGGAGACTTAACGGGGAAATTTCGCCTGGATGAAAATAAAATTAAACAGACGGTTGAGATCTGTTGGAAGGCAATTAAAGTTTAA
- a CDS encoding MerR family transcriptional regulator, whose amino-acid sequence MKIGQLAKETGLSIHTLRYYEKEGILPPVKRNEKGIRIYDYEDVEWIKFARCLREAGMGITEMKKFAQLTQQGEKSKNERINLLRQRNTHLQNQIKELTRYMELINRKIDLYSLSTED is encoded by the coding sequence TTGAAAATTGGCCAACTCGCCAAAGAGACTGGATTATCAATTCACACACTTCGCTACTATGAAAAAGAGGGTATTCTCCCACCGGTTAAGCGTAATGAAAAGGGTATTCGCATTTATGATTACGAAGACGTTGAATGGATCAAATTTGCCCGTTGCCTTCGTGAGGCTGGAATGGGAATTACAGAAATGAAGAAATTTGCTCAATTAACCCAACAGGGGGAAAAATCAAAAAACGAGCGGATAAATCTGCTTAGACAACGAAACACTCACCTTCAAAATCAGATAAAAGAATTAACGCGCTACATGGAACTTATAAATCGCAAAATTGACCTATATTCTTTATCAACAGAAGATTAA
- a CDS encoding SDR family oxidoreductase: MKTILITGTSAGIGRATALHFAQKGWHVIATMRSPEKEKELTKIENIFVTELDVEMKESIDKAIEQGIKTFGNIDVIVNNAGYSAFGIFEAATEEQIQRQFDVNVFGLMRVTKAILPHFRKNHQGLIINITSEGGRITLPLFSLYHATKFAINGFTESLMYELAPQNIRVKIIEPGPTRTEFTGRSMDTLQSNQLTEYSDFEQKVGSVYESLFDLQEVPPPNIVADLIYKAASDPTNQLRYNTGSDLLMEREEMKDDEFINKMSKRFNIEIP, from the coding sequence ATGAAAACGATATTGATTACTGGTACATCAGCAGGAATTGGAAGAGCTACAGCCTTACATTTTGCACAAAAAGGGTGGCATGTCATTGCAACGATGCGTTCTCCTGAAAAAGAGAAAGAGCTTACTAAGATTGAGAATATTTTTGTCACCGAGCTGGACGTTGAAATGAAAGAATCAATTGACAAAGCGATTGAGCAAGGAATTAAGACATTCGGTAATATTGATGTCATTGTAAACAATGCGGGATACAGCGCATTTGGAATATTCGAAGCTGCAACAGAAGAACAAATTCAAAGACAGTTTGACGTCAATGTTTTTGGTTTGATGCGAGTAACAAAAGCGATCCTCCCCCACTTCAGAAAAAATCATCAGGGCCTCATTATTAACATTACCTCTGAGGGAGGCAGAATTACCCTTCCACTGTTTTCACTTTACCATGCTACCAAATTTGCCATAAACGGATTTACGGAATCTTTAATGTACGAACTAGCTCCTCAAAATATTCGGGTAAAGATTATAGAACCAGGACCAACAAGAACTGAGTTTACAGGCAGGTCTATGGATACGCTTCAGAGTAATCAGCTGACCGAATATAGTGATTTCGAGCAAAAAGTCGGATCAGTTTATGAAAGCTTATTTGACCTTCAAGAAGTCCCACCTCCGAATATTGTTGCTGACTTGATTTACAAGGCAGCAAGTGATCCAACCAATCAACTGAGATACAATACTGGCTCAGATTTATTAATGGAACGTGAGGAAATGAAAGATGATGAATTTATAAATAAAATGAGTAAAAGATTTAATATTGAAATTCCGTAA
- a CDS encoding SRPBCC family protein, producing MESIEQLQKINTPAHQVYLALTTKEGLSEVWTKDLKVEAVVGKVNEFRFGPNDTAKMKVIELVPDKRVSWECVDADADLEWIGTTITFELTESNGTTKVDFSHAQWKEITSCYKFCNYNWAMFLLSLKQYCELGKGTPYQERTL from the coding sequence ATGGAAAGTATTGAGCAATTGCAAAAAATAAACACACCAGCCCATCAAGTATACTTAGCATTAACAACGAAGGAAGGTTTGTCTGAAGTATGGACAAAGGATCTGAAAGTGGAAGCGGTCGTTGGAAAGGTGAATGAGTTTCGCTTTGGTCCTAATGATACAGCCAAAATGAAAGTTATTGAGCTTGTTCCGGACAAGCGAGTCAGCTGGGAATGCGTGGACGCTGATGCCGATCTGGAATGGATCGGGACTACGATCACATTTGAATTAACTGAATCTAACGGTACCACAAAGGTTGATTTTAGCCATGCCCAGTGGAAGGAAATTACGTCATGTTACAAGTTTTGCAATTACAACTGGGCGATGTTTTTGCTGAGCTTGAAGCAGTACTGTGAGCTTGGGAAAGGCACACCTTACCAAGAAAGAACTCTTTAG
- a CDS encoding transposase has product MNDIFVKSLYESIVKENLQLYKDTYETTNVTSKTDDYWRKAIGLYDSLTDENKEALMKIIEQTMIDSISKMLGVIDGSSTLENCSLEPKLLLDSKDTEGELQDSFLEFIEEIDSDK; this is encoded by the coding sequence ATGAATGATATTTTCGTTAAATCACTTTATGAGTCTATTGTTAAAGAGAATCTTCAACTGTACAAAGACACGTATGAAACAACAAATGTTACTTCTAAAACAGATGATTATTGGAGAAAAGCTATTGGTCTTTACGATAGTTTAACAGATGAAAATAAAGAGGCATTAATGAAGATAATTGAACAAACGATGATTGATAGTATTTCAAAGATGCTAGGGGTAATTGATGGCAGTTCGACTTTGGAAAATTGTTCGTTAGAACCTAAATTACTGCTTGATTCTAAAGATACAGAAGGGGAGCTCCAAGACTCGTTTTTAGAATTCATAGAAGAAATAGATAGTGATAAATAA